One genomic region from Macellibacteroides fermentans encodes:
- a CDS encoding zinc metallopeptidase, producing MNMYWIIFIGFALLSWLVSHRLKSKFEAYSKVALPNGMTGKDVAEKMLRDNGIYDVKVISTPGHLTDHYNPGNHTVNLSENVYYSNSVAAAAVAAHECGHAVQHATAYAPLKMRSALVPVVSFASNIVQWVLLGGIIMVQSFPQLLLFGIILFAATTLFSFITLPVEINASSRALVWLSSAGITNVATHDKAEDALRSAAYTYVVAALGSLATLLYYIMIFLGSRSRD from the coding sequence ATTAACATGTATTGGATTATATTTATTGGTTTTGCTCTGCTGAGCTGGCTGGTTTCCCATCGTTTGAAAAGTAAATTCGAGGCCTATTCCAAAGTGGCTCTGCCAAATGGAATGACGGGTAAGGATGTAGCCGAAAAGATGCTGCGGGATAATGGTATATATGATGTAAAGGTGATTTCTACACCCGGACATCTTACCGACCATTACAATCCGGGAAATCATACGGTGAACCTGAGTGAGAATGTGTATTACAGTAACAGTGTAGCCGCTGCTGCAGTTGCTGCCCACGAATGTGGTCACGCCGTGCAACATGCAACCGCCTATGCTCCGCTCAAAATGCGTTCGGCCCTGGTTCCGGTGGTTAGTTTTGCTTCCAACATCGTACAATGGGTATTACTGGGTGGTATCATCATGGTACAGAGTTTCCCGCAATTGCTGCTGTTCGGAATCATCTTGTTTGCTGCCACTACGCTTTTCAGCTTTATAACATTGCCGGTAGAGATAAACGCAAGCAGCAGGGCTTTAGTCTGGTTAAGCAGCGCAGGTATAACCAATGTGGCTACCCACGATAAGGCCGAAGACGCACTGCGTTCTGCCGCTTATACCTATGTGGTGGCAGCTTTGGGGTCGCTGGCTACCTTGCTGTATTACATTATGATATTTCTTGGAAGCCGCAGCCGCGACTAA
- the hisS gene encoding histidine--tRNA ligase, producing the protein MQKPSIPKGTRDFSPVEMAKRNYIFNTIRDVYHLYGFQQIETPAMENLSTLMGKYGDEGDKLLFKILNSGDSLAGITDEELLERNPLKFAARVCEKGLRYDLTVPFARFVVQHRNELSFPFKRYQIQPVWRADRPQKGRYREFYQCDGDVVGSDSLLNEVELIQIMDEVYQRFGIRVSIKMNNRKILSGIAEIIGEADKIVDITVAIDKLDKIGLENVNAELRSKELSEEAIAKLQPIIQLSGTNREKIAVLKEVLAGSETGLKGVAELEFIFDRVDLLTVKAELELDLTLARGLNYYTGAIFEVKALDVQIGSITGGGRYDNLTGVFGMDGVSGVGISFGADRIFDVLNQLELYPEDSLLTTQLMFVNFGEKEEAYLLPLVASVRAAGIRTEIYPEPVKMKKQMGYADAKKIPFVALVGESEMTEGKINLKNMITGEQKPVTVQELIEAFK; encoded by the coding sequence ATGCAGAAACCGTCCATTCCAAAAGGAACCCGTGATTTTTCGCCTGTAGAGATGGCGAAACGGAACTATATATTCAACACCATACGCGATGTTTACCATCTGTATGGTTTCCAGCAGATAGAAACACCGGCCATGGAGAACTTATCTACATTAATGGGTAAGTATGGCGACGAGGGTGATAAACTGTTGTTTAAGATACTGAATTCGGGCGACAGCCTTGCCGGGATAACAGACGAAGAGCTGCTTGAACGTAACCCGTTGAAGTTTGCTGCGCGTGTTTGCGAGAAAGGCCTGCGTTACGACCTTACCGTTCCTTTTGCCCGCTTTGTGGTGCAGCACCGCAATGAGCTGAGTTTTCCGTTTAAACGATACCAGATACAGCCGGTATGGCGTGCAGACCGTCCCCAAAAAGGACGTTACCGCGAGTTTTACCAATGCGACGGAGATGTGGTGGGGTCTGATTCGTTGTTGAACGAAGTGGAACTTATCCAGATAATGGACGAAGTATATCAGCGTTTTGGGATCCGCGTCTCCATAAAGATGAACAACCGTAAGATTTTGTCGGGTATTGCCGAGATTATCGGCGAGGCGGATAAGATTGTGGATATTACCGTTGCCATTGATAAGCTGGATAAGATCGGTTTGGAGAATGTAAATGCCGAACTCCGCAGCAAGGAACTGAGCGAAGAGGCGATTGCCAAATTACAGCCTATCATTCAGCTAAGTGGTACAAACCGCGAGAAGATTGCCGTATTGAAAGAGGTGCTTGCAGGTTCGGAAACCGGACTAAAGGGGGTTGCCGAACTGGAATTTATTTTCGACCGGGTGGATCTTCTGACGGTTAAGGCTGAGCTGGAGCTGGATCTTACATTGGCACGGGGACTTAACTACTATACCGGTGCCATTTTCGAGGTTAAGGCCCTGGATGTACAAATTGGCAGTATCACCGGAGGGGGACGTTACGACAACCTTACGGGTGTGTTCGGTATGGATGGAGTGTCGGGCGTTGGTATCTCTTTTGGTGCCGATCGTATATTCGACGTACTCAACCAGTTAGAGCTATACCCCGAAGATTCCCTGCTTACTACGCAGCTGATGTTTGTAAACTTCGGCGAAAAGGAGGAGGCTTACCTGCTTCCATTGGTTGCTTCGGTACGGGCGGCAGGAATCCGGACCGAGATTTATCCCGAACCGGTGAAGATGAAGAAGCAGATGGGATATGCCGACGCGAAGAAAATTCCTTTTGTAGCCCTGGTAGGTGAATCGGAGATGACCGAGGGTAAAATAAACCTGAAGAATATGATAACCGGCGAACAAAAACCGGTAACAGTACAAGAACTGATCGAAGCATTTAAATAA
- a CDS encoding glycoside hydrolase family 30 protein encodes MKTWISLFVGLAVLSSCKFQRSADWVTSTEKAPWEVQPDLRALSLDSVASVDAVIDLDGKQQKMEGFGACFNELGWISLSRLDPSQREDIMEELFFPDYGANFTLCRMPIGANDFSRDWYSYNETDSDFVMNNFTIANDLQTLIPFIKNAQKYNSQLALWASPWCPPSWMKYNKHYACAFTGAEVDTLYRNGLPADKVGYQGLDMFVQDSAYLEAYALYFTKFIEAYRSHGIEISAVMPQNEFNSAQIFPSCCWTATSLAHFIGNYLGPAMKDLDVDVLFGTMERADESMVDTVLTDPLAGEYIKGVGFQWAGKGAIKGIHERYPDLTLYQTEQECGDGKNDWKGAVYSWKLMKHYLDNGASAYMYWNISLEKGGISRWGWAQNSLVVVDPLSKTYTYTPEYYVLKHVSHYVQPDARKLTVSGSYGNIMAFRNPDRSLVIVAANEEDTDKTVSIQVQDMVFMPTLKAHSFSTIQIKQ; translated from the coding sequence ATGAAGACCTGGATTTCTTTGTTTGTCGGACTTGCTGTCCTTTCTTCCTGTAAATTTCAGCGGAGTGCCGACTGGGTTACCTCTACAGAGAAGGCTCCCTGGGAAGTGCAGCCCGATTTGAGGGCGCTGTCTCTCGATTCTGTTGCATCGGTGGATGCGGTGATCGATCTTGACGGGAAGCAACAAAAGATGGAGGGCTTTGGAGCCTGCTTCAACGAATTGGGCTGGATTTCGCTAAGCCGCCTCGATCCGTCGCAACGAGAGGATATCATGGAGGAGCTGTTTTTTCCCGACTATGGAGCGAACTTTACGTTGTGCAGAATGCCGATCGGGGCTAACGACTTTTCCCGCGACTGGTACTCGTACAATGAAACGGACAGCGATTTTGTGATGAACAATTTTACCATTGCCAACGACTTGCAGACGTTGATTCCATTTATCAAGAATGCTCAGAAGTATAATTCCCAACTGGCATTGTGGGCCTCGCCCTGGTGTCCGCCTTCGTGGATGAAGTATAACAAGCATTATGCCTGTGCATTTACAGGTGCGGAGGTAGATACCCTGTACCGGAATGGTTTGCCTGCCGACAAGGTGGGGTATCAGGGGTTGGATATGTTTGTACAGGATTCGGCTTACCTGGAGGCTTATGCCTTGTATTTTACCAAATTTATCGAGGCTTACAGGTCTCATGGTATCGAAATATCGGCCGTAATGCCGCAAAATGAATTCAATTCTGCTCAGATTTTTCCAAGCTGCTGCTGGACGGCAACCTCGCTGGCTCATTTTATAGGTAATTACTTAGGTCCGGCTATGAAAGACCTGGATGTGGATGTGCTGTTCGGTACAATGGAACGTGCCGATGAATCGATGGTGGATACGGTGCTCACGGATCCGCTTGCCGGCGAATATATAAAAGGGGTGGGTTTCCAGTGGGCCGGTAAAGGGGCCATCAAGGGAATTCACGAACGTTATCCGGACCTTACGTTGTATCAGACCGAACAGGAATGCGGTGATGGGAAAAACGATTGGAAAGGGGCTGTGTATTCGTGGAAGTTAATGAAACATTATCTCGATAACGGAGCTTCTGCCTATATGTATTGGAACATCTCCCTCGAAAAAGGGGGAATCAGCCGCTGGGGATGGGCTCAAAACTCTTTAGTCGTTGTAGATCCGTTATCTAAAACCTATACATATACTCCGGAATATTACGTACTGAAACATGTGAGTCATTATGTACAACCCGATGCACGCAAACTTACGGTGTCTGGCAGCTACGGCAATATAATGGCTTTCCGTAATCCCGACCGGAGTCTGGTTATTGTGGCAGCCAATGAAGAAGATACGGATAAAACCGTCTCTATCCAGGTGCAAGACATGGTTTTTATGCCAACACTTAAGGCACACTCCTTCTCGACGATACAGATAAAGCAGTAA
- a CDS encoding co-chaperone GroES — MNIRPLADRVLIQPAAAEEKTVSGIIIPDSAKEKPLKGEVIAIGNGTKDEEMVVKVGDTVLYGKYAGTELELEGGKYLIMRQSDILAII; from the coding sequence ATGAACATTAGACCATTAGCAGACAGAGTGCTTATTCAGCCTGCTGCAGCAGAAGAAAAGACAGTAAGCGGAATTATCATTCCAGATTCGGCAAAGGAAAAACCTTTGAAAGGTGAAGTTATTGCAATCGGTAACGGTACAAAAGACGAAGAAATGGTAGTGAAGGTGGGTGATACTGTTCTTTACGGAAAGTATGCAGGTACTGAACTTGAACTTGAAGGAGGTAAATATCTTATCATGCGTCAATCAGATATTCTGGCTATTATCTAA
- the groL gene encoding chaperonin GroEL (60 kDa chaperone family; promotes refolding of misfolded polypeptides especially under stressful conditions; forms two stacked rings of heptamers to form a barrel-shaped 14mer; ends can be capped by GroES; misfolded proteins enter the barrel where they are refolded when GroES binds), whose protein sequence is MAKEIKFNMDARDLLKKGVDELANAVKVTLGPKGRNVIIEKKFGAPHITKDGVTVAKEVELACPYENMGAQLVKEVASKTNDDAGDGTTTATVLAQSIIGVGLKNVTAGANPMDLKRGIDKAVKVVVDNIAGQAQEIGDDFEKIENVAKISANGDETIGALIAEAMRKVKKEGVITVEEAKGIETTVDVVEGMQFDRGYISPYFVTDTEKMEAQMENPYILIYDKKISVLKELLPVLEQTVQTGRPMLIIAEDIDSEALATLVVNRLRGNLKICAVKAPGFGDRRKAMLEDIAILTGGTVISEEKGLKLEGATIDMLGTAEKVTVNKDNTVIVNGAGDKDAIHSRVSQIKVQIENTTSDYDKEKLQERLAKLAGGVAVLYVGAASEVEMKEKKDRVDDALSATRAAIEEGVVPGGGIAYIRAISSLEGLKGENEDETTGIEIVKRAIEEPLRQIVANAGKEGAVVVQKVKEGTGDFGYNARKDIYENLYAAGVIDPAKVTRVALENAASIAGMFLTTEAVIAEVKENNPAMPPMNPGMGGGMGGMM, encoded by the coding sequence ATGGCTAAAGAAATTAAATTTAATATGGATGCCCGCGACCTTTTGAAGAAGGGTGTGGACGAATTGGCAAATGCAGTTAAGGTAACATTAGGCCCAAAAGGTCGTAATGTAATTATCGAAAAGAAATTTGGTGCACCTCATATCACAAAAGACGGTGTTACAGTTGCTAAAGAGGTAGAACTGGCGTGTCCTTACGAAAATATGGGTGCTCAGCTGGTTAAGGAAGTTGCTTCGAAGACTAACGACGATGCCGGCGACGGTACAACTACTGCAACCGTTTTGGCTCAGTCTATCATCGGTGTTGGTTTGAAGAACGTTACTGCAGGTGCCAATCCTATGGATTTAAAACGTGGTATCGACAAAGCTGTTAAAGTAGTGGTTGACAACATTGCCGGTCAGGCTCAGGAAATTGGCGACGACTTCGAGAAAATCGAAAACGTAGCTAAGATTTCTGCCAACGGCGACGAGACCATCGGTGCTTTGATTGCAGAAGCTATGAGAAAAGTGAAGAAAGAGGGTGTTATTACAGTGGAAGAAGCTAAGGGTATCGAAACAACTGTAGATGTTGTTGAAGGTATGCAGTTCGACCGTGGTTACATCTCTCCATACTTCGTAACCGATACTGAGAAGATGGAAGCTCAGATGGAGAATCCATACATCTTGATTTACGACAAGAAGATTTCTGTATTGAAGGAATTGCTTCCTGTACTTGAGCAGACTGTACAAACAGGTCGCCCGATGTTGATCATCGCAGAAGATATCGACAGCGAAGCTTTGGCAACTCTTGTAGTAAACCGTTTGAGAGGTAACCTGAAGATATGTGCTGTAAAGGCTCCTGGATTCGGCGACCGCAGAAAGGCTATGTTGGAAGACATCGCTATCCTTACAGGTGGAACAGTAATCTCTGAAGAAAAGGGATTGAAACTGGAAGGTGCTACCATCGATATGTTGGGTACTGCCGAAAAGGTTACTGTAAACAAAGACAATACAGTGATTGTTAACGGTGCAGGCGATAAGGATGCCATCCACTCAAGAGTATCTCAGATCAAGGTTCAGATTGAAAATACAACATCTGATTATGATAAGGAAAAACTTCAGGAACGTCTGGCTAAATTGGCTGGTGGTGTAGCTGTTCTTTATGTAGGTGCTGCATCTGAAGTTGAGATGAAAGAAAAGAAAGACCGTGTGGATGATGCATTAAGTGCAACCCGTGCTGCTATCGAAGAAGGTGTTGTTCCTGGTGGTGGTATCGCTTACATCCGTGCTATCAGTTCTTTGGAAGGTTTGAAAGGCGAGAACGAAGACGAAACTACTGGTATCGAAATCGTAAAACGTGCTATCGAAGAGCCTCTTCGTCAGATTGTGGCAAATGCCGGAAAAGAAGGTGCCGTAGTTGTACAGAAAGTGAAAGAAGGTACAGGCGACTTTGGTTACAATGCACGTAAGGATATCTACGAAAATCTGTACGCTGCCGGTGTAATCGACCCAGCTAAGGTAACACGTGTTGCTTTGGAAAATGCAGCATCTATCGCAGGTATGTTCCTTACAACCGAAGCTGTTATTGCAGAAGTAAAAGAAAATAATCCTGCTATGCCTCCGATGAACCCAGGTATGGGTGGCGGAATGGGTGGTATGATGTAA
- the zupT gene encoding zinc transporter ZupT, which produces MSTETILIAFGLTLVAGLSTGIGSMLAFFTKRTNTKFLATSLGFSAGVMIYVSFMEMMPQAKLNLIESFGDRIGTFYLLLAFFGGMGMITIIDFLIPEDKNPHEMHNVEELSKKQTGLKKTGMLVALSIGIHNFPEGIATFTSALNSMEIALPITAAIAIHNIPEGIAVSVPIYQATGNKKKAFWLSFLSGMAEPVGALFGFLILLPFWTPAINGFILAAVSGIMVFISIDELLPSAQKYGEHHLSISGLVGGMVIMALSLFLFI; this is translated from the coding sequence ATGAGTACAGAGACAATCTTAATAGCATTTGGTTTAACGTTAGTTGCAGGTTTGTCGACCGGCATCGGTAGTATGCTTGCCTTTTTCACAAAGCGTACAAACACTAAATTTCTGGCCACCTCTTTGGGATTTTCGGCGGGTGTGATGATTTATGTCTCTTTTATGGAGATGATGCCCCAGGCCAAACTAAACTTGATTGAGAGTTTTGGCGACCGCATCGGTACATTTTATCTGCTGCTTGCATTTTTCGGGGGGATGGGGATGATTACTATAATAGACTTCCTGATTCCCGAAGACAAAAACCCGCATGAGATGCACAATGTGGAAGAATTATCCAAAAAACAAACCGGACTTAAAAAAACGGGTATGCTGGTTGCATTATCCATCGGTATACACAACTTTCCGGAGGGGATCGCCACCTTTACGTCGGCTCTAAACAGCATGGAAATAGCACTCCCTATCACGGCTGCTATCGCGATACACAACATTCCGGAAGGAATCGCTGTATCAGTACCTATTTATCAGGCCACAGGGAATAAAAAGAAGGCCTTTTGGCTCTCTTTCCTGTCGGGTATGGCAGAACCTGTAGGGGCCCTTTTCGGATTTCTTATTTTATTGCCTTTCTGGACTCCGGCCATCAATGGTTTTATACTTGCAGCCGTGTCGGGAATCATGGTTTTTATTTCCATAGACGAACTTCTGCCCAGCGCTCAGAAATACGGAGAGCATCACTTATCCATCTCCGGATTGGTAGGTGGTATGGTGATTATGGCACTGAGTCTCTTTCTATTTATATAG
- a CDS encoding RNA polymerase sigma factor, translating to MQQYNEEEIVLQLRDPATQRNAFSKVVGYYGEKLYWHIRRLVLNHEDANDLLQNTFLKAWTNIDYFRGEARLSTWLYKIAFNECITFLNKQRMQNNVSIDSEDVFLLERLKGDIYFDGDAVQLKLQEAILTLPEKQRAVFTLRYYDEMKYEDMSEIFGTSVGALKASYHHALKKVEEFLTKDI from the coding sequence ATGCAACAATATAATGAGGAGGAAATAGTGCTGCAACTTCGTGATCCCGCCACGCAACGAAATGCTTTTTCGAAGGTGGTTGGGTATTATGGAGAAAAATTGTATTGGCATATTCGAAGGTTGGTGCTGAACCATGAGGATGCAAATGATCTATTGCAAAATACATTTCTGAAGGCGTGGACCAACATTGATTATTTCAGAGGAGAGGCCCGGCTTTCCACCTGGCTCTACAAGATTGCCTTCAACGAATGCATAACATTTCTGAACAAGCAGCGGATGCAGAATAATGTGTCGATCGACAGTGAAGATGTTTTCTTGCTTGAACGCTTAAAAGGGGATATCTATTTTGATGGTGATGCAGTGCAGTTAAAATTGCAAGAGGCAATTTTAACTCTCCCCGAAAAACAAAGAGCGGTATTTACGCTCCGATACTACGATGAGATGAAATATGAAGATATGTCAGAGATATTCGGAACCTCTGTTGGAGCCTTGAAAGCCTCCTATCATCATGCTTTAAAAAAAGTTGAGGAGTTTTTAACAAAAGATATTTAA
- a CDS encoding calcium-translocating P-type ATPase, PMCA-type: MDTKQHFQGLTKEQVIASREANGENVLTPPAKASLWSQFLEKFDDPIIRILLVAWALSLIIAGVHCWGPEAKGFSAFLEPIGIFFAIILASCVSFFFELKANRAFDILNTVNDDIMVKVIRDGSITEIPRKEVVVGDVVILQTGEEVPADGTLQEAISLQINESTLTGEPIIDKTVDKAEFDTEATYPSNVVMRGTTVVDGHGIMIVDQVGDNTGYGKVYEGSQIDNNVQTPLQIQLAGLAKIISKAGYTIAGLTFFGLVIKLFINTPDLPLMDMVGEILNIFMIAVTLIVVSVPEGLPMSVTLSLALSMNRMLKTNNLVRKMHACETMGATTVICTDKTGTLTQNQMQIYQTNFFNLADQKLANDEVSRLIKEGIAVNSTAFLDLSEEKPKTMGNPTEAALLLWLNSNKEDYQSLREEAKVIEQLTFSTERKYMATLVKSPQLGRNVLYVKGAPEIVLQNCNRVAINGSYASVESCKASIEKQLLDYQNQAMRTLGFAYQLVEDEQVESFFENGRLKNADLTFLGFVAISDPVRSDVPDAVKSCLNAGIDVKIVTGDTPGTAKEIGRQVGIWNENDTERNIITGPGFEALTDEEALDRVLDLKIMCRARPTDKQRLVQLLQQKDAVVAVTGDGTNDAPALKAAQVGLSMGDGTSVAKEASDITIIDNSFMSITRAVMWGRSLYQNIQKFILFQLTINVVACVIVLVGSFLGTESPLTVTQMLWVNLIMDTFAAGALASLPPNERVMKNKPRKSGPKGDFIISRRMANRIFSVGILFVVFLLAVLIYFNHTDGELTAYELSQFFSIFVLLQFWNMFNAKAFGTNKSAFAELKESKGFLSVALLILIGQYLIVTFGGQMFSVVPLSWADWGYIIAGTSIVLWIGEIIRLLGKK, from the coding sequence ATGGATACAAAACAGCATTTTCAAGGGCTGACAAAAGAGCAGGTTATCGCCAGTCGCGAGGCAAACGGCGAAAATGTACTCACACCTCCGGCCAAAGCCTCTTTATGGAGCCAATTTCTGGAAAAGTTCGACGACCCTATTATTCGCATCTTACTGGTTGCATGGGCACTATCGCTTATTATTGCAGGTGTACACTGCTGGGGACCTGAAGCCAAAGGCTTTAGTGCCTTTCTGGAGCCCATCGGCATTTTCTTTGCAATCATACTTGCCAGCTGCGTTTCCTTCTTTTTTGAACTCAAGGCGAACCGAGCCTTCGATATTTTGAATACGGTAAACGACGACATCATGGTTAAAGTGATCCGCGACGGATCCATTACTGAAATTCCACGTAAAGAGGTGGTTGTAGGGGATGTCGTTATTTTACAGACAGGCGAAGAGGTTCCTGCCGATGGAACTTTACAGGAGGCTATCTCGCTTCAGATAAACGAATCGACGCTTACAGGTGAACCAATTATTGATAAAACGGTGGACAAAGCCGAATTTGATACGGAAGCAACCTATCCCTCCAATGTCGTAATGCGCGGAACAACGGTAGTTGACGGTCACGGTATCATGATTGTTGATCAGGTGGGCGACAATACCGGATACGGTAAGGTGTACGAAGGATCTCAGATCGACAACAATGTGCAGACACCTTTACAGATCCAGCTGGCCGGTCTGGCTAAGATTATCAGCAAGGCAGGATATACCATTGCCGGATTGACCTTCTTCGGACTGGTTATCAAGCTATTTATAAACACTCCAGACCTTCCGCTGATGGATATGGTAGGCGAGATTCTGAATATATTCATGATTGCAGTTACACTGATTGTGGTTTCGGTTCCCGAAGGATTACCGATGAGTGTAACTTTAAGTCTGGCTTTGAGCATGAACCGGATGTTGAAGACCAACAATCTGGTACGCAAGATGCACGCCTGTGAAACAATGGGGGCTACTACGGTAATCTGTACAGATAAAACAGGAACGCTTACTCAAAATCAGATGCAGATCTATCAGACCAATTTCTTTAATCTGGCAGATCAGAAACTGGCAAACGATGAGGTGAGCCGGCTTATTAAAGAGGGTATCGCCGTAAACTCTACCGCTTTTCTCGATTTGAGTGAAGAAAAGCCCAAAACTATGGGTAACCCTACGGAAGCGGCCTTACTTTTATGGTTAAACAGCAACAAGGAAGATTATCAGTCGCTGCGTGAAGAGGCAAAAGTAATTGAACAACTCACCTTCTCCACCGAGCGGAAATATATGGCAACGTTGGTTAAATCGCCTCAACTGGGCAGAAATGTACTATACGTAAAGGGTGCTCCCGAGATTGTGTTGCAGAATTGTAACCGGGTGGCGATAAACGGAAGTTACGCTTCTGTCGAATCCTGCAAAGCTTCCATCGAAAAACAGCTGCTTGATTACCAGAATCAGGCCATGCGTACCCTTGGTTTCGCCTATCAGCTGGTGGAAGACGAGCAAGTGGAATCATTCTTTGAAAATGGCCGTCTTAAAAACGCAGATCTTACTTTCCTTGGTTTTGTGGCTATTTCAGATCCGGTACGTTCGGATGTTCCCGACGCTGTTAAAAGCTGTCTGAATGCAGGTATCGATGTTAAGATTGTTACCGGCGATACTCCGGGTACAGCCAAAGAGATTGGCCGCCAGGTAGGTATATGGAATGAGAATGATACGGAACGCAACATAATAACCGGTCCGGGATTTGAGGCGCTGACCGACGAGGAGGCCTTAGACCGGGTACTAGATCTGAAAATTATGTGCCGCGCCAGACCGACCGACAAACAGCGTCTGGTTCAATTGCTCCAGCAGAAAGATGCCGTTGTGGCCGTTACGGGTGATGGAACCAATGATGCCCCAGCATTAAAGGCAGCTCAGGTTGGATTATCTATGGGTGACGGAACATCGGTAGCCAAAGAGGCGAGCGACATCACCATCATCGACAACTCATTTATGAGTATCACCCGTGCTGTGATGTGGGGACGTTCATTGTACCAGAACATACAGAAATTCATCTTGTTCCAGCTTACAATCAATGTTGTTGCTTGTGTGATTGTGTTGGTAGGATCTTTCCTCGGCACCGAATCGCCTCTTACTGTTACGCAGATGTTATGGGTAAACCTGATTATGGATACGTTTGCCGCCGGAGCTCTGGCTTCGCTACCGCCCAACGAACGGGTGATGAAGAACAAACCCCGTAAAAGCGGACCGAAAGGCGACTTTATCATCTCCCGCAGAATGGCAAACCGTATTTTCAGTGTAGGTATCTTATTTGTGGTATTCCTCCTGGCCGTACTGATTTACTTCAACCACACGGATGGAGAATTAACCGCCTACGAACTGTCTCAGTTCTTCTCAATCTTCGTATTGCTTCAGTTCTGGAATATGTTCAACGCCAAAGCATTCGGCACGAATAAGTCGGCTTTCGCCGAATTGAAGGAAAGCAAAGGGTTCCTTTCTGTTGCACTGCTAATTCTTATCGGACAATATCTGATTGTAACCTTCGGGGGACAAATGTTCAGTGTAGTTCCATTGAGTTGGGCCGACTGGGGATATATTATCGCCGGCACCTCCATCGTACTATGGATTGGTGAGATAATCCGCCTGCTTGGGAAGAAATAA
- a CDS encoding DUF4251 domain-containing protein: MKKKQLLFVLMVGLVVLGGCATTQSGKESKELTETRVKESVDNRAFKISVDRVVPMSGRSRNVTSNYSLTVRNDSVFSYLPYFGQAYSLPYGGGVGMTFDAPLTEYNQRYDKKNNAEITFRTRSADDTHTFRIQIYPNASATIQVTSINRQGITYYGTVDLKEGE, translated from the coding sequence ATGAAAAAGAAACAATTACTTTTTGTATTGATGGTTGGTTTGGTTGTCCTCGGCGGATGTGCAACCACTCAATCGGGAAAGGAATCAAAAGAGCTTACTGAAACGCGGGTGAAAGAAAGTGTAGACAACAGAGCTTTCAAGATATCCGTTGATCGGGTGGTACCCATGTCCGGTCGATCCAGGAATGTAACAAGCAACTATTCGCTGACTGTAAGAAACGATTCGGTGTTTTCTTATCTCCCTTACTTCGGACAAGCATACAGTTTACCTTATGGCGGAGGAGTGGGTATGACCTTTGATGCGCCACTTACGGAGTATAACCAGCGATATGATAAGAAGAACAATGCGGAGATCACATTCCGTACCCGGTCGGCTGATGATACGCATACTTTCCGGATACAGATTTATCCCAATGCTTCAGCCACAATTCAGGTAACGAGCATAAACCGACAGGGAATTACGTACTATGGAACCGTCGATCTTAAAGAAGGGGAGTGA